A genomic segment from Leucoraja erinacea ecotype New England chromosome 39, Leri_hhj_1, whole genome shotgun sequence encodes:
- the LOC129714482 gene encoding keratin, type 1 cytoskeletal 11-like — MQFSTFSQRQSTGGRSSGSFRRPMGGSFVGGGLLIGKSSSSGYGFGGSGGGGGYTFGGGSGMSVGGSSSSSYSTSSSLMGGAGGLIGNEKHTMISLNDRLAVYLEKVRSLEKANTELEVQLKEFQVGTALKPIDYAAYDAIIKPIRDQILKVHLSNARLALDLDNASLAARDFQTKYENELNTREMVEGDIMDLKAMKEDYIRNCKDMEGDITAAQEELVYLRKNHEEELVILRQQVAGTVSVQVDSSDRTDLAKLLADMRAKHEATCKANQDDMKTWYESQVQTQTIAAVQVNEAAESAKVQLTELKRQWQTLQTEYDSLCSAICSLENSVAGIEDNYAGQLSRLTMSVSSLEMELGNIRNDMVLKTKEYSNLLNIKMQLEKEIATYRELLQGSGFSQGQETSNVTVVKTTESRTIRT; from the exons ATGCAATTCTCTACCTTCTCTCAGCGGCAGTCCACAGGAGGCCGGAGTAGTGGAAGCTTCAGAAGGCCCATGGGTGGTTCATTTGTGGGAGGTGGATTATTAATTGGAAAAAGCAGTAGTAGTGGGTATGGATTTGGaggtagtggtggtggtggtgggtataCATTTGGAGGTGGCAGTGGGATGTCAGTAGGTGGCTCCTCATCAAGTTCCTACAGTACAAGCTCCTCATTaatgggaggggcaggggggctGATTGGCAATGAGAAACACACCATGATTAGCCTCAACGATAGATTGGCTGTCTATCTGGAGAAGGTCAGGAGTCTGGAAAAAGCAAACACAGAGTTGGAAGTGCAGCTGAAAGAGTTCCAAGTCGGCACAGCCTTGAAGCCTATTGACTATGCTGCCTACGATGCAATCATCAAGCCCATCAGAGATCAG ATCTTGAAAGTTCACCTTTCAAATGCCCGTTTGGCCCTGGACCTCGATAATGCAAGTCTGGCTGCAAGAGACTTCCAGACTAA ATATGAAAATGAACTTAACACCAGGGAGATGGTGGAGGGTGATATAATGGATCTCAAAGCAATGAAGGAGGACTATATACGCAATTGTAAGGACATGGAAGGTGATATAACAGCTGCACAAGAAGAACTGGTGTATCTGAGGAAGAACCATGAAGAG GAGCTGGTTATCTTAAGGCAGCAAGTTGCTGGGACTGTCAGTGTGCAAGTGGATAGTTCTGATAGAACTGACCTGGCTAAACTACTAGCCGACATGCGAGCAAAACATGAAGCCACGTGCAAGGCCAATCAAGATGATATGAAAACCTGGTATGAGTCTCAG GTACAAACACAAACGATTGCGGCTGTCCAAGTCAACGAGGCTGCGGAAAGTGCAAAAGTGCAGCTCACGGAATTAAAACGGCAATGGCAAACTCTTCAGACCGAGTACGATTCCCTCTGCAGTGCT ATCTGCTCTCTCGAAAACTCTGTTGCAGGCATTGAAGATAATTATGCCGGGCAACTTAGCAGGTTGACTATGTCCGTTTCCAGCCTCGAAATGGAGCTCGGCAATATAaggaatgacatggtgctgaaaacTAAGGAATATTCTAATCTCCTCAACATAAAGATGCAACTCGAGAAGGAAATTGCCACTTACAGAGAGCTCCTTCAAGGGTCCGGTTTCAG CCAAGGACAGGAGACCAGTAATGTGACTGTGGTTAAAACAACTG AATCAAGAACAATAAGAACTTAA